A stretch of DNA from Anopheles ziemanni chromosome 3, idAnoZiCoDA_A2_x.2, whole genome shotgun sequence:
TGAAATCAATACTCACCAATGAAAAACAGGAAGGATATTCGGGTTTTGTTTGATATTCCCCTTTTTCGGGAGGCTCAAGGCGCGTGTTAAATTCGGATAGAACAGTGAAGAAAGAAATATCTATACGTGTGAATATTCCTTATGACTTTCTCCTTATTTTCTTGCTGTGATGCTTCGTTTCATCCACCATTGCGACGCTAGCTACACTAGGGGTGTACTAGGGGTACCACCACGGTCGGGGAACGGAAATATCAATCAATATATTCGATACTGTTCACGAACTTTACCGTACAGTTTATACTTCAGACTAAACTAAACAGAGTAGTAACAGAGACAATTACCGAGTGCACACTATCATTCGTGTTTAACATCAATTTGGATGCCAACTTTTACTTGACAATTGTGAGTAACGACGATCTCTTGCTCTTGCTGTTAACTTTGCAGTTGTGGCCCTCTAGAAGGTGTATCTTTTGCCTTTACGCGGCTACATTGCGGTGCGGTTAGTTCGTATGCCCTCTTCTCTCTTCCAAGTAAGGTAATAAGTATTCATAATGAGGATGTGCAACGAACAACACGCTTACTTTTCTAACACAAATGCATGGCCTATGTGATCGTTACGTTAAAAGCAGTTGAACTTGGTCCAATGTACTAAAAGTGGGAAATTTCAACTGATGTTTAAGGTAGAAAGCAATGAACTAAAGCGGGCCGATTAGCCTCAcggccacgagaggcgaaaaactttttcggcactcactttttcgcgactgtgagtgccgaaaaagtttttcaaaatctgtGGATGGACCACGAAAATGGTAGcgaaaaaagggtgaaaatgttttgacagCTCAAATCTAAGCAAACTGTTCTACCGTGGTGCGTATTATCACCGAGTCTACCGAATATTGAACGTTTATTTGATATATTAATCAAagaattatcaattttatcCAAAATCTTCTGATAAAAGACAGTGTTGTGAGTGCCCTACGATAAAGAGCCCGGCCATGGTGAACGTCGTGAAAACGGtgttgaagcgaaaaaaaaccggtttttttcgggtgaaaattatttttcagctgtcgtggccgtgaggctattgggtttgaatttgaaaaaagcTCATTTTTCCCTTTCAATAAACAATTCCCTGCATGAAGGCGAAAACgaggaatgattttttttaaactgtccATATTACGTTTCCCTCACAATCTTCACTTTCATTTGCGCCTAgtttggaaatttattttcattcaatttttcgTTAAGTCAAACAGTGTTGATAATTGCCTAGTTcagtatttttccttcccgcttATATTAATAGTCGATATTCGGGAGGTGTGAGTGTTGAATGCTTCGTTTTCAAATACATTGAAAAAGTTTGATTTCGATAGTTCAAACAATGTAtggttttagaaaaaaaacaatgtcttTCCTAGCCTACACTTGGATACATAAGGATTTTCTGAACGATTCACCTTCACCGTATTTTCCTAACGACTGGACAGTTGCCTTTGCCTGCTTCGCTTGGCTTCTTTACTCCTCCCAACAAACTTTCCCAAAAGCATACAACATACTGTAGCGAACGTTGGAGCAAATATTAAAGTTCAATACGCGACTGGCGTGGAGTTCGAAATTCGGGAAAAAAGGTGTGATGAGTATTTAGTAAACGTGTGCCAAGAAAAGCAGGTTCAAAGCTAAGCTAATCTTACCATTGCAATCGTCTATAAACCTGCTTTGGTTTACCTTATTTTCCATATCTATGCTACACTCTGTGATGCTTTTTGATCGGCGAGTGCCAGTATACGACCAACTAACATGGAATTCACTTAAAGCGTTACACTTGAAAAGCAACAACAATAATATAATGTTCTAAACGCTTGACCGGGAAATGTCCGGGGTTGTAGGAATGTCTCCAAACGCCCCATTTCTCCCTTGTGATTTGGACCTATTAGCAGACTAAAAGTAGAAGTAAATAAGTAAACAAGGGgcacggtggaaaaaaggggtaTGCATGAAAATAACATCCGCAAGGTCCACTAGAAGCCGTGTTACGAGCACGACCCGACGAACCTGCGACGGTTTGCACTGAAGGAAGGCACCAGATACCTAACCATGCAAAGTGGTACTAATAGTtataataatagtaataataatgataacTCCTACTGACCATCGGGtgggatgagatgatggcAATCGGTTTTGTCGCTTTTGAATCCCTTCTCAACATCCCTACCATATTTTTCTAGCCGTCTATTCCGTTCCGAATCATAACATGTGctccttcttctttctttcgtctACTCTTTTACCGGAcaataaaatgttaccaattATTCCCAGCTTCTCTTACCCACGTACAGTGTGTCCATCGTTTTTTAAGGGAACCGCAGGTGGACGGTGTGCCCCTACGTCGGCGGTCGAGACCCTACAATAGTCCGTGGTAACTTCCATTCAATTCGTTCACTGTATCTCACCAAAATGGCGGCCATATCTAGTAGTACAAAAATCGATACTATCCAGAGTTGCCACCCGACGAGGAGTTAGCCGATTTACTGCTTCCAAACGGGACGGGTGACATGACGCCCGACACATTCGGTGGGGTAGGTGTTTTAGCCGTCCTTATACCGTCCCCTTCGCAGATGTACTTGCCTGCAATGGTTAAGAGGAtccgtttttttaaatgtgtcgtaaaaatcaattttctaaCAAATGCGTACCTGAGACAAACCGGCGTTTCACCAAAGACAACCGGTACCCCGTTCCAGCCAGTTCGAACTCAATCCCAGATAATGTCGTGCCTTCACAGTTGAACTGGGTAGCGATGATGGCCGGGGTCGAGGGTCCCGAGCCCACCTCGAGCCGTGCCCGAAGCGTATCAACACCACCGCTCTCCGAATGTTGCGATATGTCCGTAAAGTTCCACACCAATCTGTTCGATTCTCCTTGCCTTTTGTGTAGAGAAAGAGGGTAATAGGTTAGTGAATAAACTGCAATGGCACAGAGTGTACTAGAGGTTCTACTTACCAAGCGGAATGTGGCTTCGATTGTACATTTTTAACGCCTCCATCGACGGGAACGGAGATGGAGACGTTCAGCAGCGGCGAAGGTTGCGCCATCGCGTGACAATTGTACTTGTAATCAATCTTGATATCCGTGTGTCGCTGTTCGCACTTCCAATAGGACACGAGCTGGAATGGGCAGGAGGACGCACCCGGTTTTGCTTTGATCTGATACTTCAAAATGTCCACGTTGATGTGCGGCGCATTAGGGTTCTGTTCGGACTGACGCCTCAGGATCGCCGTCAGTGCCGGCATGTTAAATTCGAGCGTCGTACTAAAGCTGGTCGACTGTagccgatcgatcgatatgAGCTGCTTATTCGGCAGCACGTTGTCGAGATTCTGTAGATTCTTAATGCGGAAGCCCAGCTTGGCAGGGTTCGGATTGTTCGTCAGCACGTTCACAATACCGGCCGGGAAGGATATCATCATGTCGCCGGACATTTTCACCTGACACCGCGACTCGTCGGCACCCCTGTAGCGtaagaaacaaagaaaaattaccGGTAAAAGGAGTGCTATGACTTGCGGTGATCTCCACTCACTTGAAATAGGCATGGATAATCTCGTGGAATGCGACTGCCAGTGGGATCGTATCGGACATTCCGATCGTCAAGGGAGACGGACCGCGGGAGGACCCAATTCCGACGCTCGGACTGCGGAACTCCAAACTGCCCACGCTGTCCGCACGAGCGATCTGTGACGCAGGGCTTACTCGATCGCGAGCTACTGCAAAGGCAATGAAGtagattaaataaaaactatgcactattttttaaatcaatgcTTTCTCCTTACCGGCAGCTTCAGATCTTCTGGACGGTGGCCTCGGTATTGCAATACTGCTGCCGCCGGTTGAGGTTGGCGTCGGAATCTGTCGTTGAGTGAGTTTGGTCAGATTCGCCGAGGCGGGTGCCGAAACACTGATGTCACCCACTTCCGAGAAGATGTCACCCAAATCTGCATATCGATTGCTGATGAGTAAAGAAagagatatttaaaaaaaaccacacgagGCAGCCATAAGTAGAACGAGATGTGTTAGTGACTTCCACTTACTTGGAGCTGGTAGACATCGATAGGGTGGGACTTTGCAGTGGAGCGTACGGATGCACCGTCGTCGGTGTGGACGCATTCGATGCATTCGGACTAGTAAGGTGGGTGGTGGCATTGTTCAACAGTGATGCATTGCCGACCGACATTTGGTGGTGCAGTTGCTGGCTTgctgcctgctgctgctgctgttgttgctgctgatgcagctgatgttgttggtggtgctgttgctgctgttgctgttgaaaGATAGATTGGTTTAGTGAGCGCTGATCGTGGCACGGCTTGACGACGCCGCCATTATCGCCGATTTGCTGCGAAACCGACTTGGAGCGTTTCATGCGCAACAGTCGATCCTGGTGTTGCGGATCGAAGCTTGAACCCCGTCGTGCCTTCACCAATGCGAGTACCGCGCCAAACgggcaaacatttttaaagtttATACGCCAGTGGGGTTAGTAGTGAGACGGAAACAAGTAGAGTACACCGAAAGAATTACCGAGACCCAGCATTGCCaggaatattttgttttatgaatGACGGTGATGATGTTACGATCAAAGGTGAGACGAAAACAAGGCACACGCGTCACCAATGGATGATCCAACAAGTTAGACCCATAATCGACACCGATAGGTACAGAAACAAAGTGCCAGTTTTGAATGAGTTTGGTGAGAacggatgaaagaaaaaaagagatacAGTCAAGAATATGTTAGAAAAATAAGACCAGAAGAAATGTATGAATATCTAGCATTACAacgtggcacacacacacacacacacacacatatgaaAGAGCACTCTACTTTCCAAAAATCGGCAGTAACATTTACTGCTGCATATTATTGATTgagaaaaggttttaaaacGTTAATTTACAAAGCATCACTGTGATAAAAACTAGACCTAAAAATGaacttaaataaaaagtaatgTTAAATAAACTACGAAATCCAACCACTATCattgtattcaaacaaccTCCCAACAGGATAAGCACACTAAACAAAAGAAGTTGCACTCTTCTCTAAGGACAAAAATGTCATTTACCGATGTCAGGATGCCGATGGGCGATAGAgacaaattttccaccgtaGCCCGGAGCTCGTCGACGCTGGCCGAAATCGGTGCGGCCCCATTATTAAGAGGCTTAATTTCCACATGTATCTTTCGCTCTTCGCGCTCATCCTCGCTGTCGCTGTCCGAGCTCGAGTAAAAGTTatctgcaaacaaaaaaaaaggagaaacagaaTTGGAACAATCCACCAGACAGGTTCGGACCGGGATGTGGCGGCCGGAATATTGCTTACTGCTCTTTTCCGTGATGGTCCCGCTGTCCCACGTGGTTTCACGCGGCTGTATACTGTAGCCATCCTCGTCCACCTCGGGCGTTGCCGTCGGGGCCACATTGGACGCGCTCACGGCGGAAGTAGTCTGCAGATTCGTGGCGCTGTCCGCGTTTGCCGCGTCACCCTTGCCTTCACtacgaatggaaaaaagaaaagcattcAATGCATGTCCGTACAAATGAAGCACAGCAGTATAACACCAACCCGTCCAGAATGTTTTCCTCTTTGGCACTGGAGTTTTCCGTGgaatccttcttctttttggcttTTTTCGATTTGGCCTTCTCGCGTCGGCTGCGCAAAAATCCAGAAACTGCTTGTGGACACATGAGAATGATGAAGAAAGTAGACAGATGTAGCAATTAATTATgtcgacaaaatcaaacaaaaacccttCATCCAAATGTGTCACAAtttgtaaaatgaaaaaagtgatggtaaaataaaaagccgAAAAAACTGTTCTCAACTGTGTGTCTATTACATCGAAGGAAATTTgtcaaaaaataaagaaaagagcaCAACCCGTTTgccaaaattattttcaattaaattagaaGAATGTCTAAACCATCAACCAAGGATGAGGTTTGTCCCGAAGGGAAATGTTAATAActaacaaaaatttaaacgtTAATTTCATCACATTTTTTGTCAGTACGGAAGATGTGCTAGAGTaattaaaaaaggataaaCTGGGTAAACggaattttgaaatgaaaattatgtGTGTTGTAGGTATGGAGGTATGAAGATAAACGGGGAAAACAATGTATCGGAAACTGTAAATTAGTGAATCTGAAATGAAcgacaaattaaaataatcataatCAACAACAGAAACAACAAATCTTGCCATTAAAATGAAACAGCCAACATCAGCATACAGTAAAAGCACGCACTAGTGAACAATTAATAAACTATGTAGAAAATAAGGTGTAGCATAGCACTAGTTATCGTATTATGCAACTGCTAGAGAATAAAAAGCCAAATTGCAGCCAAAACTACTAATCGAAAGATCAGGTTGATTTAAGGTAGCAGAGTTCTCCCTGTCGTCCTTATCGCTTTTAGTTTCTTCATGGGATCAACTTGAAAGTATCGGCCACGAACACACTAGAACCACGCGCAGTCATATGATGCATTTTGTTCCGGCTAGCGAGAATTACTGAACACTTACCCAGAAAGATGTAAAACTTTACCAGAACTTCGATTGCGGTTATCTTGAAACTCATTGTGAACATAGCGAGGTTTTTGCTTAACATTGCAGATggcaaatttaaattgttactCCAGaaagtatttcatttttttatgaaaaattatctCACAATGACACCATTagtattaataaaaaaacaaaactggcgacaaattatcaaattaaataGCACAATCAATGAAGTTGTACATTAGCTTCAATCACAATAAACGTGACATTTCTAATCTATGAATGTTTCTTTACACTTTTAACTGGTGTACAAATAATGCCGGAAATCATACACCGTACTCAATATCGGCCCGACCGACGTCATTGATATCAGGTTTGATTTTCAACAAGAACAAATCTTCCCGCCCACTGGAAAGGTGAtagtgaaagttgtttgttagAAAAAATCTGGGACGTAACATAGTAAACATAAAAGATACAGAAAGAAAAGGGTTTCCGAGAGGAAAGGTGGCAAATCGATTTGAAAACagtagaaaagaagaaagtatGTGATGGTATACTAAAAGCAAGAAGCGCATAGTCTAAAGCTAGGAAAAGAATTAACTTACTTAATATGCAATATAAAACTATTATTTACATACTCTTGTTATACAAAAACAGTTACATAAAAACCAATATATCAACAAATTCATAAAGCCAAAGTCTTTTCTTAAGAATGCAAATATTTTGGATGCTTaaggatacaaaaaaaacttcctGGAGAGCAACCTATCTTTTTCGATCGTGCTATTGAAGaagaggaaggagaaaaagaatgatcaaGAATATGAAGTAAGAACCAAACGAAACCATCACTCAcgctgcaaaagaaaattatttgtaCAGACAAATTACACTAGAAATACATAACAATAAAAccgattgataaaaaaaaaatccgaatGTAGCCCAGAGCAAACTCAACAAGATCGAACctaaaaaaccaaagaaaactTCCTTCAACCAAAGAGAATATGAACAGCCAATCAATTCATaggtagaaaaagaaaacttaataAAACCAGGAGATAAAGAGATCCATAACACCACAAGATGTACGAGATGAAGATGTATGATTTACATTTGGAGCCGCGCAACAATGGATTCCGCCCGATAAAGGAAGTGCCCGaggtctgctgctgctgctgctgttgatgatcGGTGACTTCACCGCCTCGGTTATGGTCGGGATCATTGGGACTGGTAGGGGCTGAGACGGTGGCACCGGTAGACGACACGGAGCCCCTACCGACGTCCACGTTGGCACCAGCCACATTTCGACGAGCGCCAACTCCTGCACTTGCGGTAGAGTCACGACTGTCACGGCTCCCTTTTGAGCCCACCGCCCGTGGTGTGGTTTACAGTTTCGAAATTCCGGTGGCGATCGTCGCCGAAGCGAAGCATAATGTACACATGCGTACACACATACggggaaaatgatgatgttggaTGGCGAATTTGCACGTGTCgggtattatttatttaaatatgtttaaataatGTAACACCGCACAAGGGCACCGAATTGATGGGTTGAGTAACACAGGGAGAAaacagagagggagagagacaAGAATGTGTCATGAGAATAATTTGGAGccaaatttttatttgttcaaaatgCGTTATTGACGCCCCTTTCTGGAAGGTCAATTGGAAGGGCAAAAACGGAAATGTACGacaagagaaaaacacaaccagtTAATGCAGGCCGCAGTAAAAGAAGAATCTGTGAGAACTATTAGTGGAAGGAATCGTAGCACCGAAAAGAAgagtaaaatgtattttttttcaggAGATAGACTAGAACTAATCTGGGAGGAGGTTGACTAAAATTATTAGAGTTAATAAGAAATTTATAAGGGCAGATAAACTTCATTTTCCTTTAGATATCAACAGTTACCTAACAGGAGCAGTCCAAAATAGATAAGACATTGGGTAATGTCTACATGACTGGTTCTATGGAGGCAACTATTAACCATTAATTGAGAAAAAGGCTCTATAATAAAGGCTTGCTTTACATGAGGGTATAATTAATAGCCCCAATTTGGCTAAATGTATCGTAGATTGCCGTTAAACAACAATTTAGAAAACCATTAGAAAGAAAATCGCTTATCGAAAGACCAGATAATGGCTCCATAGTGAAGCCGGTGTACAACTCGGACCATAGCCGGAAGGATTCTGTGCAAGCTTCTTTTATGGcttccaacaaaaaaaagtacactCATAAACAGACCAGCAAAAGAAGCATACGAACGTGAGAGTCTGAAAATAGTAGCGCAAATGATATCGTTTTTGAACCCTTGACGACCCTGCAATTAGGGTAAGTAGTCGCATTTCCTTTCGTAACCCGTGTATGATGACACTTTTATAGCTGGGGCGGGGACATGGAGTTATGTGTATCAAACGGCAATTAGATGCATTCTATTGTGTGGTGCTGTTTAGGCTTAGTGCAAACGTTTCACTAACAGATTAAGATTTTTACCAACATAATATACACAGGAACCTTGGGTATCCTTTAACCACAACGTTGAATACGTGGAACACATTTTACTACGCTTTCCCTGGGCAACACGAAAATATCGACCGCTCAACATACTAGTGCATAGCGGTATGGAACACACCGAGTTCCCAAAGGAGCATAATAGACGAGATCATTATAACATCACTTTCACTCTCCGTGAGCGTGATTGTAGCCAAGAAAAACGCACTAATAAACCTACTGGGTCGATTTTTACAAAGAAACAATCACAATAGCATTGAAGAATTAAACATCTAAAGTTTATAACTTCAGCAAAAGACTTCACAAAATTTGGTCAGTGAGTGGTTAATGGATAGGAACAGAGGTCGAAGCACAGATGATAGGATagttaaaatgaaacaagaaaagaaaccttTTTCTAACGTAAAGTGCAACGAAAGGACCAACACAATAATGAAAAGAGCATAAagtgatgaagaaaaaaaatagaaacagatcGACCTACTATGATAGTTAGCAACTGAAAATGTCAACAATagagaaataaaagaaaacgtcAACAACCAAAACcagaaaacaattaaacaccCTTCGAAATGTACAAacttaagagaaaaaaaaactacaaagagataaagggaaaaaatagacaaatagaCAATAGTATAGAAGAAGGACGAGTTAAAGGTATTTGTAAAGAAAAAGTGTCGTGAGAAAGAACCATACTTTGGTGTTTGTGTGAATTGGTGTGAGTagcaagaaaagaagaagagagagacaaaaagtgtgtgtgtgttgtgtgttttttgcaaACTGCAGAGAAATTCAAAATGCGAGAAAAATCAAGAAGATAAATTTACCCTGGGAGTTAGACATGAAGAGATTGAGAAGGGAAGTAGTGCGACGGGAAGATTTTTGTTGCTGTGTTGTTGGTGGCGGCGAGGAagattgttgctgctgctgttgctgctgttgctgtaaaGAatcttgctgttgctgttgcttttCCTGCTGCTGTTTCATTTGCGGCGAttggttgctgttgttgccacCGTTGCCATTATGGCCGTTAGAGGGAAGGTTGGGCGAGTGTGGCTGGTTGTGATTAGtggagggggtggtggtgttggcggTACTGTGATGCTTGAAGGAAAACAGATCGCCGTAGAACGGTTTACTTGATTGCTTGCTCGTACTTTGTGCGGATCCGCCGGACACGGTGCTATCGTTGGGGCCCGTCGGTCCCGGGGACATCGCGCGCAAGGAcaattgctgctgctgctgctgctgctgggattGCCCAGGAAGATACTGATgatcaccaccgccgccgagCCCGTCATAACGGAGCCCACTGCCCACCGAGATGGCAGTGGGTGAGGTGGACAGATTGACCGGCGAGTTGGTCGGGACGGCTGCGGTCGAGCTCGAACTGAACCACGACCGGAGATGGCTTTCCTTCTTTGTCGGTCCACCGCCGATGGCGATCGGTTGCGAGGAGCTCGTGGCCGAGAGGGTGGGAGATTCGAGTAGGCCACCGGCCAGGGACGATGGCGCCGGCGAGATACTACTGCCCGGCACCGTCGACGAGGTGTTCACCAACACCTGCTGGTGGGTGTTAGTGCCACCAGCGCCGGACCCGGTGCCACCATCGAAATCAAGCTCAATAAGCTCTAAGGGAATGAAAAAAGGAAGTTAAACGAATACGCGGGACATACAGAGCAACACACCGGGATTTCGCGGGAAGAgagaagaaacatttaaaatcgaACGATAACGTATCggacaaacaaaccgacaactGTGACCGGACGGACGAAGGACATAGCGTACGCGTTTGTTTTATCCGGCGCTCACAACAGGAAAGGGTCGCACGGAAAACAAGAATCCATAGGTCGCAATAAGACACATTTCCTGTGCCGTAACATAGTTTACTCTAGAACTGTACAAACAATGAGAAAATATGCTTGGCAAAGTATACCATTTTTAACATGCAAAATTTACATCCCTGCTAATTTGTGCCAACAGAAAGAACGTCTAATGGAAAGACTCCTCCTCGAAATGGAAgtcttgcaaaacaaaacaaaaatcttcgTGCCGTTTTGTTGGGTGGCCAGGATCAGGAGTTCTACACATCTAAACAAAACTAGGCATGCATGCGGTAAGCACATGTTCACTTTAAGCAAAatcgaaccgaaaaaaaaacacaaataaaaatgcaaaagaagaaaaacaacgaaagacacattataaaacatttcaaaacaagCGTAAGGCACGATTCTGgtggaagaataaaaactcaAAACGAGCTGAAATGATTTGCAAATAATTGAACCCACTTAACTGTAGCAAATTTGCAATTTTGCAATGACCTTTCACAATCGTTAACAATAACTCACAAATTAAacgtttgaaaacaaacaaaattgccTCGTGTAACATTAAAATCAGACTCAAACCATCATCAGACACACGAAAGAACGGACATTATATATCGGCGTTCTTCGGGAGCGCGAAACACAAATTTAGCTAAACAACGTGAGGTTCGTGTAAAACTGTGTTGAGTACAATGGGAAACAATACGGGAAACAAGAGATTTCCCTTGATTGAGATCTACCACGTGCGAAGTTGTGAAacgattttggttttttttccgttccgatGAAGAGTCACTCAGTCGCCCCCTCTACTTACCTGGTTTTTCAAGCCCGGTGTACTTGTTGAGTACGAACTGCTCCAGCAACTTGTCGACAGTA
This window harbors:
- the LOC131289874 gene encoding F-BAR domain only protein 2 — encoded protein: MTVDFNDYFWGEKNNGYEVLYQNMKYGLSATKELAEYFRERSNLEEYNSKLLTKLANKAGSSGGGTFSPLWIILKSTTERLSELHAQKVQKLTELVKNVTKYAEDLHKKHKSVKEEESGTQDSVQAMKESTVAVAKAKDVHNARLLEVEKARKDNSTKEIEKSEAKLRKHQDEYKALVEKHNIIKQEFEKKMTITCRRFQEMEEAHLKQMKEFLSSYMDIVQNNFDLVGQVHSDLKRQFLELTVDKLLEQFVLNKYTGLEKPELIELDFDGGTGSGAGGTNTHQQVLVNTSSTVPGSSISPAPSSLAGGLLESPTLSATSSSQPIAIGGGPTKKESHLRSWFSSSSTAAVPTNSPVNLSTSPTAISVGSGLRYDGLGGGGDHQYLPGQSQQQQQQQQLSLRAMSPGPTGPNDSTVSGGSAQSTSKQSSKPFYGDLFSFKHHSTANTTTPSTNHNHNQSPQMKQQQEKQQQQQDSLQQQQQQQQQQSSSPPPTTQQQKSSRRTTSLLNLFMSNSQGSRDSRDSTASAGVGARRNVAGANVDVGRGSVSSTGATVSAPTSPNDPDHNRGGEVTDHQQQQQQQTSGTSFIGRNPLLRGSKFSGFLRSRREKAKSKKAKKKKDSTENSSAKEENILDGEGKGDAANADSATNLQTTSAVSASNVAPTATPEVDEDGYSIQPRETTWDSGTITEKSNNFYSSSDSDSEDEREERKIHVEIKPLNNGAAPISASVDELRATVENLSLSPIGILTSQQHHQQHQLHQQQQQQQQQAASQQLHHQMSVGNASLLNNATTHLTSPNASNASTPTTVHPYAPLQSPTLSMSTSSNNRYADLGDIFSEVGDISVSAPASANLTKLTQRQIPTPTSTGGSSIAIPRPPSRRSEAAARDRVSPASQIARADSVGSLEFRSPSVGIGSSRGPSPLTIGMSDTIPLAVAFHEIIHAYFKGADESRCQVKMSGDMMISFPAGIVNVLTNNPNPAKLGFRIKNLQNLDNVLPNKQLISIDRLQSTSFSTTLEFNMPALTAILRRQSEQNPNAPHINVDILKYQIKAKPGASSCPFQLVSYWKCEQRHTDIKIDYKYNCHAMAQPSPLLNVSISVPVDGGVKNVQSKPHSAWQGESNRLVWNFTDISQHSESGGVDTLRARLEVGSGPSTPAIIATQFNCEGTTLSGIEFELAGTGYRLSLVKRRFVSGKYICEGDGIRTAKTPTPPNVSGVMSPVPFGSSKSANSSSGGNSG